One genomic window of Burkholderia diffusa includes the following:
- the sucC gene encoding ADP-forming succinate--CoA ligase subunit beta, with protein sequence MKIHEYQGKEILRKFGVAVPRGKPAFSVDEAVKVAEELGGPVWVVKAQIHAGGRGKGGGVKVAKSIEQVREYASQILGMQLVTHQTGPEGQKVNRLLIEEGADIKQELYVSLVVDRVSQKIVLMGSSEGGMDIEEVAEKHPELIHKVIVEPSTGLLDAQADDLAAKIGVPAASIPQARAILQGLYKAFWETDASLAEINPLNVSGDGKVTALDAKFNFDSNALFRHPEIVAYRDLDEEDPAEIEASKFDLAYISLDGNIGCLVNGAGLAMATMDTIKLFGGEPANFLDVGGGATTEKVTEAFKLMLKNPGLKAILVNIFGGIMRCDVIAEGVIAGSKAVNLNVPLVVRMKGTNEDLGKKMLADSGLPIISADSMEEAAQKVVAAAAGK encoded by the coding sequence ATGAAGATTCACGAGTACCAGGGTAAGGAAATCCTGCGGAAATTCGGAGTCGCGGTACCGCGCGGCAAGCCGGCGTTCTCGGTTGATGAGGCCGTCAAGGTGGCAGAAGAGCTGGGCGGCCCGGTGTGGGTCGTGAAGGCTCAGATTCACGCGGGTGGCCGTGGCAAGGGCGGCGGCGTGAAGGTGGCGAAGTCGATCGAGCAGGTGCGCGAATACGCGAGCCAGATCCTCGGCATGCAGCTCGTCACGCACCAGACCGGTCCGGAAGGCCAGAAGGTCAACCGTCTGCTGATCGAAGAAGGCGCCGACATCAAGCAGGAACTGTATGTCAGCCTCGTCGTCGATCGCGTGTCGCAAAAGATCGTTCTGATGGGTTCGAGCGAAGGCGGCATGGACATCGAAGAAGTCGCCGAAAAGCACCCGGAACTGATCCACAAGGTCATCGTCGAGCCGTCGACGGGCCTGCTCGACGCACAGGCCGACGACCTCGCAGCGAAGATCGGCGTGCCGGCTGCTTCGATCCCGCAAGCGCGCGCGATCCTGCAAGGCCTGTACAAGGCATTCTGGGAAACCGACGCGTCGCTGGCTGAAATCAACCCGCTGAACGTCTCGGGCGACGGCAAGGTCACCGCACTCGACGCGAAGTTCAACTTCGACTCGAACGCGCTGTTCCGCCACCCGGAAATCGTCGCGTACCGCGACCTGGACGAAGAAGATCCGGCTGAAATCGAAGCGTCGAAGTTCGACCTCGCGTACATCTCGCTCGACGGCAACATCGGCTGTCTCGTGAACGGTGCTGGCCTCGCGATGGCGACGATGGACACGATCAAGCTGTTCGGCGGCGAGCCGGCGAACTTCCTGGACGTCGGCGGTGGCGCTACGACCGAGAAGGTCACGGAAGCGTTCAAGCTGATGCTGAAGAACCCGGGCCTGAAGGCGATCCTCGTGAACATCTTCGGCGGCATCATGCGCTGCGACGTGATCGCGGAAGGCGTGATCGCCGGTTCGAAGGCCGTGAACCTGAACGTGCCGCTCGTCGTGCGCATGAAGGGCACGAACGAGGACCTCGGCAAGAAGATGCTGGCCGATTCGGGCCTGCCGATCATCTCGGCGGACAGCATGGAAGAGGCTGCGCAGAAGGTCGTCGCGGCTGCCGCAGGCAAGTAA
- a CDS encoding DUF2889 domain-containing protein, giving the protein MPLSEPVPRQLRHRRAIRAEAYERGDGLWDIEACLTDHKPRDVALASGIRPQGLPIHELWLRVTIDRDLNVVDAEASSEWVPYPGHCQTAPPAYRALIGLNLFRNFRRNANRLLAGVEGCSHLTELCAVLPTAAIQAFAGDVWNVREEGGEGPDHDGEHAEPPFQLGRCRALRFDGEVVRQYYPRWYGPIRPDLPGEGSTKE; this is encoded by the coding sequence ATGCCGCTATCCGAGCCCGTGCCCCGTCAGTTGCGACATCGACGCGCAATCCGAGCGGAAGCCTACGAGCGCGGCGACGGCTTGTGGGACATCGAAGCCTGCCTGACCGACCACAAGCCGCGCGATGTCGCGCTTGCGTCGGGCATCCGGCCCCAGGGCCTGCCGATCCACGAACTCTGGCTGCGCGTGACTATCGATCGTGACCTCAATGTCGTCGACGCCGAAGCGTCTTCGGAGTGGGTTCCCTATCCCGGTCACTGTCAAACCGCCCCTCCCGCCTATCGGGCCCTCATCGGGCTCAATCTCTTCCGCAATTTCCGCCGCAACGCGAACCGGCTGCTCGCCGGTGTCGAAGGCTGCTCCCATCTCACCGAACTGTGCGCCGTGCTGCCGACGGCAGCGATCCAGGCGTTCGCCGGTGATGTGTGGAATGTGCGCGAGGAGGGCGGCGAAGGGCCGGACCACGACGGCGAACACGCCGAACCGCCCTTCCAGCTCGGCCGCTGCCGCGCGTTGCGGTTCGACGGCGAGGTCGTGCGGCAGTACTACCCGCGGTGGTATGGGCCGATTCGGCCGGATCTGCCCGGTGAAGGCAGCACGAAGGAATGA
- the recX gene encoding recombination regulator RecX, whose protein sequence is MVGRRGQAGEPEPSDVPDTAGRSGRQAESSGAHRRSAGSHAARRTATRASEDALVSFEMTAPVDPFDDDESFDAHDRSRRRVSGVSFPGERADDASASVKEDVYTRSSQHPRRTRRASGGSAGTASGDESGATERKSSKPQRSLKGRALGYLSRREYSRAELARKLAPYVGEDESVEPVLDALEKEGWLSDARFAESLVHRRASRVGVARIVSELKRHAVGDSLVEEVNAQLRETEWARAQAVWRKKFGALPQTPAERAKQARFLAARGFSSSTIVKLLKVGDDFPIDD, encoded by the coding sequence ATGGTCGGGCGCCGAGGTCAGGCTGGCGAACCGGAACCGAGCGACGTGCCCGACACGGCGGGTCGCTCCGGCCGGCAAGCCGAATCCTCGGGGGCCCACCGGCGGAGCGCGGGCAGTCATGCCGCGCGCCGCACCGCGACGAGGGCATCCGAGGATGCCCTCGTTTCGTTTGAGATGACCGCGCCGGTCGATCCGTTCGACGACGACGAATCGTTCGACGCGCACGACCGGTCGCGCCGTCGCGTATCCGGTGTCAGCTTTCCGGGCGAGCGTGCGGATGATGCATCTGCGTCGGTCAAGGAAGATGTGTATACACGCAGCAGCCAGCATCCGCGTCGCACGCGTCGTGCGTCCGGCGGTTCCGCCGGCACTGCTTCAGGCGATGAATCCGGCGCCACCGAGCGCAAGTCGTCGAAACCGCAGCGTTCGCTGAAGGGCCGCGCGCTCGGCTATTTGTCCCGGCGCGAGTACAGCCGGGCCGAACTTGCGCGCAAGCTCGCACCGTATGTCGGTGAGGACGAATCCGTCGAGCCGGTGCTCGATGCACTGGAAAAGGAAGGCTGGCTGTCGGACGCACGCTTTGCCGAGAGCCTCGTGCATCGCCGCGCGTCGCGCGTCGGCGTCGCGCGCATCGTCAGCGAACTGAAGCGTCATGCGGTCGGCGACAGTCTCGTCGAGGAAGTGAATGCGCAACTGCGCGAGACCGAGTGGGCACGCGCGCAGGCCGTCTGGCGCAAGAAATTCGGTGCACTGCCGCAAACGCCCGCCGAGCGCGCGAAGCAGGCGCGCTTCCTTGCCGCGCGTGGCTTCTCGAGCTCGACCATCGTGAAGTTGCTGAAGGTCGGCGACGATTTCCCGATCGACGACTGA
- the recA gene encoding recombinase RecA gives MEDSKKGSGMTAEKSKALAAALAQIEKQFGKGSIMRMGDGEAAEDIQVVSTGSLGLDIALGVGGLPRGRVVEIYGPESSGKTTLTLQVIAELQKLGGTAAFIDAEHALDVQYAAKLGVNVPELLISQPDTGEQALEITDALVRSGSIDMIVIDSVAALVPKAEIEGEMGDSLPGLQARLMSQALRKLTGTIKRTNCLVIFINQIRMKIGVMFGNPETTTGGNALKFYSSVRLDIRRIGSIKKNDEVIGNETRVKVVKNKVSPPFREAIFDILYGEGISRQGEIIDLGVQAKIVDKAGAWYSYNGEKIGQGKDNAREFLRENPEIAREIENRIRESLGVAAMPDGAGLDEAEAMDEEE, from the coding sequence ATGGAAGATAGCAAGAAGGGCTCCGGGATGACCGCCGAGAAGAGCAAGGCGCTGGCGGCCGCACTCGCGCAGATCGAGAAGCAGTTCGGCAAGGGGTCGATCATGCGGATGGGCGACGGCGAAGCGGCCGAGGACATCCAGGTCGTCTCCACGGGCTCGCTGGGTCTCGATATCGCGCTCGGCGTCGGCGGCCTGCCGCGCGGCCGGGTGGTCGAGATTTACGGTCCGGAATCGTCCGGTAAAACCACGCTCACGCTGCAGGTCATCGCCGAACTGCAGAAGCTGGGCGGCACGGCAGCCTTCATCGACGCCGAGCACGCGCTCGACGTTCAATATGCGGCAAAGCTCGGCGTGAACGTGCCGGAGCTGCTGATCTCGCAGCCGGACACCGGCGAACAGGCGCTCGAAATCACCGACGCGCTGGTTCGCTCGGGCTCGATCGACATGATCGTCATCGACTCGGTCGCGGCGCTCGTGCCGAAGGCCGAAATCGAAGGCGAGATGGGCGATTCGCTGCCGGGCCTGCAGGCTCGCCTGATGTCGCAGGCACTGCGCAAGCTGACGGGCACGATCAAGCGCACGAATTGCCTCGTGATCTTCATCAACCAGATCCGGATGAAGATCGGCGTGATGTTCGGCAACCCGGAAACCACGACGGGCGGCAACGCGCTCAAGTTCTACTCGTCGGTGCGTCTGGATATCCGCCGGATCGGTTCGATCAAGAAGAACGACGAGGTGATCGGCAACGAAACCCGCGTGAAGGTCGTCAAGAACAAGGTGTCGCCGCCGTTCCGCGAAGCGATCTTCGACATCCTGTATGGCGAAGGTATTTCGCGCCAGGGCGAGATCATCGATCTCGGCGTTCAGGCGAAGATCGTCGACAAGGCAGGCGCTTGGTACAGCTACAACGGCGAGAAGATCGGCCAGGGCAAGGATAACGCGCGTGAATTCCTGCGCGAGAATCCGGAAATCGCGCGCGAGATCGAAAACCGCATTCGCGAATCGCTCGGCGTTGCCGCCATGCCGGATGGTGCAGGGCTCGACGAAGCCGAGGCGATGGACGAAGAAGAGTGA
- a CDS encoding response regulator transcription factor produces the protein MRILIAEDDSILADGLTRSLRQSGYAVDHVKSGVEADTALSMQSFDLLILDLGLPRMPGLDVLKRLRARNSNLPVLILTAADSVDERVKGLDLGADDYMAKPFALNELEARVRALTRRGAGGGPTVVRHGSLAFDQVGRIAYANERVLDLSARELGLLEVLLQRIGRLVSKEQLVDHLCEWGEEVSNNAIEVYVHRLRKKIEPSGVRISTVRGLGYCLEKVAPAAPADSPAPQSAAAGTPLR, from the coding sequence ATGCGAATTCTCATCGCCGAAGACGACAGCATACTCGCGGACGGCCTCACCCGGTCACTCCGCCAATCGGGCTATGCCGTCGACCACGTGAAGAGCGGCGTCGAAGCCGATACCGCGCTGTCGATGCAGTCCTTCGACCTGCTGATCCTCGATCTCGGGCTGCCCAGGATGCCCGGGCTCGACGTGCTCAAGCGCCTGCGCGCGCGCAATTCCAATCTCCCCGTGCTGATCCTGACCGCCGCCGACAGCGTCGACGAGCGCGTGAAGGGGCTCGACCTCGGCGCGGACGACTACATGGCCAAGCCGTTCGCGCTCAACGAGCTCGAGGCGCGCGTGCGTGCGCTGACCCGGCGCGGCGCGGGCGGCGGCCCGACCGTCGTGCGCCACGGCTCGCTCGCGTTCGACCAGGTCGGCCGAATCGCATATGCGAACGAGCGCGTGCTCGACTTGTCCGCGCGCGAGCTCGGGCTGCTCGAAGTGCTGCTGCAGCGCATCGGCCGGCTCGTGTCGAAGGAGCAGCTCGTCGACCATCTGTGCGAATGGGGCGAGGAAGTCAGCAACAACGCGATCGAAGTGTACGTGCACCGGCTGCGCAAGAAGATCGAGCCGAGCGGCGTGCGGATTTCCACCGTGCGCGGCCTCGGCTACTGCCTTGAGAAAGTCGCGCCCGCGGCGCCGGCCGACTCGCCCGCGCCCCAGTCAGCGGCCGCCGGCACGCCGCTGCGCTGA
- a CDS encoding sensor histidine kinase has protein sequence MATPARSRHPTGDQPSAADAARDARYENPFAPPDETDTPEAARPRSLFGEILDWMLAPLLLLWPMSIAVTYLVAKTIANGPFDRALETNAYVLARQIHPVNGVAELTLPQQTRDFLRADNVDSVYFQVLGTRGELVAGEADMPLPRDEDRPPPGVVVFRDDLLRGNDVRVAYTTVALPESNNTQPVLVQVGETLDKRNALANDIIKGVILPQFVILPLAILLVWFGLSRGLAPLNALQAHIRARRPDDLSPVEAQRAPPEIEPLVTSFNDLLARLEQNMALQKRFIADAAHQMKTPLAGLRTQAEFALRHPVPPDVQRSLEQIATSSEQAARLVTQLLALARAENRASGLTFEPVEITALARRTVRDWVQAALAKRMDLGYEGPEDDAPLEVDGNPVMLREMLGNLVDNAIRYTPEGGRITVRVRAEHAARRVHLEVEDTGPGIPATERDRVVERFYRILGREGDGSGLGLAIVREIAAQHGGTLTLDDHVYQSEPRLAGTLVRVSLPLSDTAPDQS, from the coding sequence ATGGCCACGCCGGCCCGTTCCCGCCATCCGACCGGCGATCAACCGTCGGCCGCCGACGCCGCGCGCGACGCGCGCTACGAGAACCCGTTCGCGCCGCCCGATGAAACCGACACGCCCGAGGCCGCGCGTCCGCGCTCGCTGTTCGGCGAAATCCTCGACTGGATGCTCGCGCCGCTCCTGCTGCTGTGGCCGATGAGCATCGCCGTCACCTATCTCGTCGCGAAGACGATCGCGAACGGCCCGTTCGACCGCGCGCTCGAGACCAACGCTTACGTGCTCGCGCGTCAGATTCATCCGGTCAACGGCGTCGCCGAGCTGACGCTGCCGCAGCAGACGCGCGACTTCCTGCGCGCGGACAACGTCGACAGCGTTTATTTCCAGGTGCTCGGCACGCGCGGCGAACTGGTCGCGGGCGAGGCCGACATGCCGCTGCCGCGCGACGAGGACCGCCCGCCGCCGGGCGTCGTCGTATTTCGCGACGACCTGCTGCGCGGCAACGACGTGCGCGTCGCGTATACGACCGTCGCGCTGCCGGAGTCGAACAACACGCAGCCCGTGCTCGTGCAGGTCGGCGAGACGCTCGACAAGCGTAACGCGCTCGCGAACGACATCATCAAGGGCGTGATACTGCCGCAATTCGTGATCCTGCCGCTCGCGATCCTGCTCGTCTGGTTCGGGCTGTCGCGCGGGCTCGCGCCGCTCAACGCGCTGCAGGCGCATATCCGCGCACGGCGGCCCGACGACCTGTCGCCCGTCGAGGCGCAGCGCGCGCCGCCCGAGATCGAGCCGCTCGTCACGTCGTTCAACGACCTGCTCGCGCGCCTCGAACAGAACATGGCGCTGCAGAAGCGCTTCATCGCCGACGCCGCGCACCAGATGAAGACGCCGCTCGCGGGGCTGCGCACGCAGGCCGAGTTCGCGTTGCGCCATCCCGTGCCGCCCGACGTGCAGCGTTCGCTCGAACAGATCGCGACGAGTTCCGAGCAGGCCGCACGGCTCGTCACGCAACTGCTCGCGCTCGCGCGCGCCGAGAACCGCGCGAGCGGGCTGACGTTCGAGCCGGTCGAAATCACCGCGCTTGCACGCCGCACGGTGCGTGACTGGGTGCAAGCCGCGCTCGCGAAGCGCATGGATCTCGGCTACGAAGGCCCGGAAGACGACGCGCCGCTCGAGGTCGACGGCAATCCCGTGATGCTGCGCGAGATGCTCGGCAACCTGGTCGACAACGCAATCCGCTACACGCCCGAAGGCGGCCGCATCACCGTGCGCGTGCGGGCCGAGCACGCGGCGCGGCGCGTGCATCTCGAAGTCGAGGACACCGGGCCCGGCATCCCGGCCACGGAACGCGACCGCGTGGTCGAACGCTTCTACCGGATCCTCGGCCGCGAAGGCGACGGCAGCGGCCTCGGGCTCGCGATCGTGCGCGAGATCGCGGCGCAGCACGGCGGCACGCTGACGCTCGACGATCACGTCTATCAGAGCGAGCCGCGCCTGGCGGGCACACTCGTGCGCGTCAGCCTGCCGCTGTCGGACACCGCGCCGGATCAATCCTGA
- a CDS encoding MFS transporter: MATLGEQISHSPMTGEEKKVIFASSLGTVFEWYDFYLAGSLAAYISKSFFSGVNPTAAFIFTLLGFAAGFAVRPFGAIVFGRLGDLVGRKHTFLVTIVIMGISTFVVGFLPGYTSIGIAAPVIFIAMRLLQGLALGGEYGGAATYVAEHAPANRRGFYTAWIQTTATLGLFLSLLVILGVRTFIGEEAFGSWGWRVPFVASILLLAVSVWIRLQLNESPVFLRIKAEGKTSKAPLTEAFGQWKNLKIVILALVGLTAGQAVVWYTGQFYALFFLTQTLKVDGASANILIAIALLIGTPFFLFFGSLSDKIGRKPIILAGCLIAALTYFPLFKALTHYANPQLELATQKAPITVLADPATCSFQFNPVGTSKFTSSCDIVKSALAKAGLNYENVAAPAGATAQIKVGDTVIPAYDGKAADAKAQGAAFDKTLASTLKAAGYPAKADPSQLNWPMTIVILTILVIYVTMVYGPIAAMLVEMFPTRIRYTSMSLPYHIGNGWFGGFLPATAFAIVAAKGDIYSGLWYPIVIALVTFVIGLLFVKDTKNSNIYAQD; the protein is encoded by the coding sequence ATGGCAACGTTAGGCGAGCAAATTTCGCACTCGCCGATGACGGGCGAAGAGAAGAAGGTGATCTTCGCGTCGTCGCTCGGCACCGTGTTCGAGTGGTACGACTTTTACCTGGCCGGATCACTCGCGGCCTACATCAGCAAGAGCTTCTTCTCCGGGGTCAATCCGACCGCCGCGTTCATCTTCACGCTGCTCGGCTTCGCGGCCGGCTTCGCCGTGCGGCCGTTCGGCGCGATCGTGTTCGGCCGGCTGGGCGACCTCGTCGGCCGCAAGCACACGTTCCTCGTGACGATCGTGATCATGGGCATCTCGACCTTCGTGGTCGGCTTCCTGCCCGGCTACACGTCGATCGGCATCGCGGCGCCCGTGATCTTCATCGCGATGCGGCTGCTGCAGGGCCTCGCACTCGGCGGCGAGTACGGCGGCGCGGCGACCTACGTCGCCGAGCATGCGCCGGCGAACCGTCGCGGCTTCTATACCGCGTGGATCCAGACGACCGCGACGCTCGGCCTGTTCCTGTCGCTGCTCGTGATCCTCGGCGTGCGCACGTTCATCGGCGAGGAAGCGTTCGGCAGCTGGGGCTGGCGCGTGCCGTTCGTCGCGTCGATCCTGCTGCTCGCGGTGTCGGTATGGATCCGGCTGCAACTGAACGAATCGCCGGTGTTCCTGCGCATCAAGGCGGAAGGCAAGACGTCGAAGGCGCCGCTGACCGAAGCGTTCGGCCAGTGGAAGAACCTGAAGATCGTGATCCTCGCGCTCGTCGGCCTGACCGCCGGCCAGGCCGTCGTGTGGTACACGGGCCAGTTCTATGCACTCTTCTTCCTCACGCAGACGCTGAAGGTCGACGGTGCCAGCGCGAACATCCTGATCGCGATCGCGCTCCTGATCGGCACGCCGTTCTTCCTGTTCTTCGGTTCGCTGTCCGACAAGATCGGCCGCAAGCCGATCATCCTCGCGGGCTGCCTGATCGCGGCACTCACCTACTTCCCGCTGTTCAAGGCGCTCACGCACTACGCGAACCCGCAGCTCGAACTCGCGACGCAGAAGGCGCCGATCACGGTCCTCGCCGATCCGGCCACCTGCTCGTTCCAGTTCAACCCGGTGGGCACGTCGAAGTTCACGAGCTCGTGCGACATCGTGAAGAGCGCGCTCGCGAAGGCCGGCCTGAACTACGAGAACGTCGCGGCGCCGGCTGGCGCGACCGCGCAGATCAAGGTCGGCGATACGGTGATCCCCGCATATGATGGCAAGGCGGCCGACGCGAAGGCACAGGGCGCGGCGTTCGACAAGACGCTCGCGTCGACGCTGAAGGCGGCCGGCTACCCGGCAAAGGCCGACCCGTCGCAACTCAACTGGCCGATGACGATCGTGATCCTGACGATCCTCGTGATCTACGTGACGATGGTCTACGGCCCGATCGCGGCGATGCTGGTCGAGATGTTCCCGACGCGCATTCGCTATACGTCGATGTCGTTGCCGTATCACATCGGCAACGGCTGGTTCGGCGGCTTCCTGCCGGCGACCGCGTTCGCGATCGTCGCGGCGAAGGGCGACATCTATTCGGGGCTCTGGTATCCGATCGTGATCGCGCTGGTCACGTTCGTGATCGGTCTGCTGTTCGTCAAGGACACGAAGAACTCGAACATCTACGCGCAGGATTGA
- a CDS encoding LysR family transcriptional regulator, with protein MDRIQAMEVFTRVVDANSFTRAADTLAMPRASVTTIIQNLEALLGVRLMHRTTRRLSLTPEGAAYYEHCMKIISEIAEADASFQTGNRKPSGVLRVHMPSSLGRRVVLPALSIFRQRYPDITLDLGLSDRYVDPVEEGIDCMIRVGPLEDSSMVARRIGMLKRVTCASPDYLARHGEPQEIADLAEHHAVNFRASHGARAIPWVFMIEGKPVEVRMNGSVTVNDSDAYVTCGLEGFGMIQPTLFMVLPNLRDGSLVEVLPDCNPKPKPISIVYPHNRHLSQKVRVFADWIAELFESTPALEGGENWRGKVRAEVPDAQRGAVVA; from the coding sequence ATGGACCGCATTCAGGCAATGGAAGTTTTCACCCGCGTGGTCGACGCGAACAGCTTCACGCGTGCCGCCGACACGCTCGCGATGCCGCGCGCATCGGTGACGACCATCATCCAGAATCTCGAGGCGCTGCTCGGCGTGCGCCTGATGCACCGGACGACTCGCCGGTTGTCGCTGACGCCGGAGGGCGCCGCGTATTACGAGCATTGCATGAAGATCATTTCGGAGATCGCGGAGGCCGACGCGAGTTTCCAGACCGGCAACCGCAAGCCGAGCGGCGTGCTGCGCGTCCACATGCCGAGTTCGCTCGGGCGGCGCGTCGTGTTGCCGGCGTTGTCGATCTTCCGGCAGCGCTATCCGGACATCACACTCGACCTCGGCTTGTCGGACCGCTACGTGGATCCGGTGGAGGAGGGCATCGACTGCATGATCCGGGTCGGGCCGCTCGAGGATTCGTCGATGGTCGCGCGACGGATCGGGATGCTCAAGCGCGTGACATGCGCGTCGCCGGACTATCTCGCGCGCCACGGCGAGCCTCAGGAGATCGCCGACCTGGCCGAACATCATGCGGTGAATTTCCGCGCGAGCCACGGCGCGCGGGCGATTCCGTGGGTGTTCATGATCGAGGGCAAGCCGGTCGAGGTGCGGATGAACGGCAGCGTCACCGTCAACGATTCGGATGCGTACGTGACGTGCGGGCTCGAAGGGTTCGGGATGATCCAGCCGACGTTGTTCATGGTGCTGCCGAACCTGCGCGACGGCTCGCTGGTCGAGGTGCTGCCCGACTGCAATCCGAAGCCCAAGCCGATCTCGATCGTGTATCCGCACAACCGGCATCTGTCGCAGAAGGTGCGCGTGTTCGCGGACTGGATCGCGGAGCTGTTCGAATCGACGCCGGCGCTGGAGGGCGGGGAGAACTGGCGGGGGAAGGTGCGGGCGGAAGTGCCCGATGCGCAGCGCGGGGCGGTGGTGGCGTAG
- a CDS encoding GlxA family transcriptional regulator has translation MPAAPRSILILAFPRAQLLDVTGPLQVFASVNELAQERGRPVPYAPRVVAAEAGPVETSSGLVVMADSLRSAGPPDTVIVAGGKGVHAASRDARTVRWVRQQAQRARRVASVCTGAFLLAEAGLLDGRRAVTHWARCDEFAARYPNVRVEPDPIFIREGALWTSAGVTAGIDLALALVEEDLGRAIALDAARELVVFLKRPGGQAQFSAMLSMQCTDDRFGELHAWIAEHLTADLSVPALAERVNMSERSFVRHYRAGTGRTPARAVEQIRIEAAQRLLGETAWPVKRIASRCGFGSEETLRRSFVRVLGVSPQGYRDRFVR, from the coding sequence ATGCCTGCCGCTCCGCGTTCGATCCTCATCCTCGCGTTCCCCCGTGCGCAGTTGCTCGACGTGACCGGGCCGCTGCAGGTGTTCGCATCCGTCAACGAACTCGCGCAGGAGCGCGGGCGGCCCGTGCCGTATGCGCCACGTGTCGTCGCCGCCGAGGCGGGGCCGGTCGAGACGTCCTCCGGCCTCGTGGTGATGGCCGATTCGCTGCGCTCGGCCGGGCCGCCCGATACGGTGATCGTGGCCGGCGGCAAGGGCGTGCACGCCGCTTCGCGCGATGCGCGGACGGTGCGCTGGGTCCGGCAGCAGGCACAGCGCGCGCGACGTGTCGCGTCGGTCTGCACCGGCGCGTTCCTGCTCGCCGAGGCCGGCCTGCTCGACGGGCGACGCGCGGTCACGCACTGGGCGCGTTGCGACGAATTCGCGGCGCGCTATCCGAACGTGCGCGTCGAGCCCGATCCGATCTTCATCCGCGAAGGCGCGCTGTGGACGTCGGCCGGCGTGACGGCCGGCATCGATCTCGCACTCGCGCTGGTCGAGGAGGATCTCGGGCGGGCGATCGCGCTCGACGCCGCGCGCGAACTCGTCGTGTTCCTGAAGCGGCCGGGCGGGCAGGCGCAGTTCAGCGCGATGCTGTCGATGCAGTGCACCGACGACCGTTTCGGCGAACTCCACGCATGGATCGCCGAGCACCTGACGGCCGACCTGTCGGTGCCGGCGCTCGCGGAGCGCGTCAACATGAGCGAGCGCAGCTTCGTGCGCCACTACCGCGCGGGCACCGGCCGCACGCCCGCGCGCGCGGTCGAGCAGATTCGCATCGAGGCCGCGCAGCGTTTGCTCGGCGAAACCGCGTGGCCCGTCAAGCGGATCGCCTCGCGGTGCGGCTTCGGCTCGGAAGAGACGCTGAGGCGCAGTTTCGTGCGCGTGCTCGGCGTGTCGCCGCAGGGCTATCGCGATCGGTTCGTGCGGTAA
- a CDS encoding DJ-1/PfpI family protein, with the protein MTLHIGLLVFPGVQQLDLTGPHDVLASLPDAAVHLVWKSRDTVASSSGLALAPTCTFDDCPPLDVICVPGGIGINDLLLDTETIAFVQQRAAAARYVTSVCTGALLLGVAGLLRGRRATTHWAFHSLLAPLGAVPVRERVVRDGNLITGGGVTAGIDFALTIAAELVGDEEAQAIQLALEYAPAPPFDAGSPDTAPASVLKRVTERTAAGLEKRKQTIDAALRAMAH; encoded by the coding sequence ATGACCCTGCATATCGGCCTTCTCGTGTTTCCTGGCGTCCAGCAACTCGATCTCACCGGCCCGCACGATGTGCTCGCTTCGTTGCCCGACGCGGCTGTCCATCTGGTCTGGAAATCGCGCGACACCGTCGCGTCGAGCAGCGGCCTCGCGCTCGCGCCGACCTGCACATTCGACGATTGCCCGCCGCTCGACGTGATCTGCGTGCCCGGCGGGATCGGCATCAACGACCTGCTGCTCGACACCGAAACGATCGCGTTCGTGCAGCAGCGCGCGGCCGCCGCGCGCTACGTCACGTCGGTCTGCACCGGTGCACTGCTGCTCGGCGTGGCCGGCCTGCTGCGAGGCCGCCGCGCAACGACGCACTGGGCGTTTCATTCACTGCTCGCGCCGCTCGGGGCGGTGCCCGTACGCGAGCGCGTGGTGCGCGACGGCAACCTGATCACCGGCGGCGGCGTGACGGCCGGCATCGACTTCGCGTTGACGATCGCCGCCGAACTCGTCGGCGACGAAGAGGCGCAGGCGATCCAGTTGGCGCTCGAATATGCGCCCGCGCCGCCGTTCGATGCCGGCTCGCCGGATACCGCACCGGCGTCGGTACTGAAGCGCGTGACCGAGCGCACCGCGGCAGGGCTGGAGAAGCGCAAGCAAACGATCGACGCGGCCTTGCGCGCGATGGCGCACTGA
- a CDS encoding cupin domain-containing protein, protein MNIIRSTAFTAQRPWGALDIANLNGITVRLHWTDRPYQWHVNDGEEVFAVLDGRVEMRYRSAGIEHATVLETGDVFHATIGTEHVAHPLGEARILVIETEGSD, encoded by the coding sequence ATGAACATCATCCGCAGCACCGCATTCACCGCGCAACGCCCGTGGGGCGCGCTGGACATCGCCAACCTGAACGGCATCACGGTCCGCCTGCACTGGACCGATCGACCGTACCAGTGGCACGTGAACGATGGCGAGGAAGTTTTCGCGGTGCTCGACGGCCGCGTCGAGATGCGTTACCGCTCGGCAGGCATCGAGCACGCGACGGTGCTCGAAACGGGAGACGTATTCCACGCGACGATCGGCACGGAACACGTCGCGCACCCGCTCGGCGAAGCGCGCATCCTCGTGATCGAGACCGAAGGCAGCGACTGA